A region from the Populus trichocarpa isolate Nisqually-1 chromosome 18, P.trichocarpa_v4.1, whole genome shotgun sequence genome encodes:
- the LOC7476703 gene encoding uncharacterized protein LOC7476703 isoform X2 has product MATESKQSVVKVKPSSSNFDGSKGKIESSMKAKKIESSNKQQQQSVVDSKDKSISVVTKTEVKSKSAPSSSKTTTTTTTTRVRQKKVYSLPGQRYDPPEEREPLRIFYESLSKQIPTSEMAEFWMMEHGLLSPERAKKAHEKKQRKQKMQRFGTPIKSTKPSTSKPESSQKQQQSSKNGDLKAKRKISNDSDDDDFILSSKRRKGIEGVICRPKVLHHYSFLPD; this is encoded by the exons ATGGCAACAGAAAGCAAGCAAAGCGTGGTGAAAGTGAAGCCAAGCAGTAGTAATTTTGATGGTTCCAAAGGAAAGATTGAATCTTCGATGAAAGCTAAGAAAATTGAGAGCTcaaacaaacaacaacaacaatctgTTGTTGATTCAAAGGATAAATCTATCTCAGTTGTAACTAAAACTGAG GTAAAATCAAAATCAGCACCGAGTTCGTCAAAAACTACGACGACAACCACTACCACTAGAGTGAGACAGAAGAAAGTATACTCCTTGCCAGGCCAGAGATATGATCCTCCTGAAGAG AGAGAACCACTTAGGATATTCTACGAGTCTTTGTCTAAACAGATTCCAACTAGTGAAATGGCAGAATTTTG GATGATGGAACATGGCTTACTATCCCCAGAGAGAGCCAAAAAGGCACATGAGAAGAAACAGAGAAAGCAAAAAATGCAACGATTTGGAACTCCCATTAAATCTACCAAACCATCCACTAGTAAACCTGAGAGTTCTCAAAAGCAGCAGCAGTCATCAAAGAATGGAGACCTTAAAGCCAAGAGGAAAATCAGCAATGACAGTGACGATGACGACTTTATTTTAAGTTCGAAAAGAAGGAAAgg CATTGAGGGGGTAATATGCAGACCTAAAGTTCTACATCACTACTCTTTCCTTCCAGATTGA
- the LOC7476703 gene encoding uncharacterized protein LOC7476703 isoform X3, whose translation MATESKQSVVKVKPSSSNFDGSKGKIESSMKAKKIESSNKQQQQSVVDSKDKSISVVTKTEVKSKSAPSSSKTTTTTTTTRVRQKKVYSLPGQRYDPPEEREPLRIFYESLSKQIPTSEMAEFWMMEHGLLSPERAKKAHEKKQRKQKMQRFGTPIKSTKPSTSKPESSQKQQQSSKNGDLKAKRKISNDSDDDDFILSSKRRKGLNG comes from the exons ATGGCAACAGAAAGCAAGCAAAGCGTGGTGAAAGTGAAGCCAAGCAGTAGTAATTTTGATGGTTCCAAAGGAAAGATTGAATCTTCGATGAAAGCTAAGAAAATTGAGAGCTcaaacaaacaacaacaacaatctgTTGTTGATTCAAAGGATAAATCTATCTCAGTTGTAACTAAAACTGAG GTAAAATCAAAATCAGCACCGAGTTCGTCAAAAACTACGACGACAACCACTACCACTAGAGTGAGACAGAAGAAAGTATACTCCTTGCCAGGCCAGAGATATGATCCTCCTGAAGAG AGAGAACCACTTAGGATATTCTACGAGTCTTTGTCTAAACAGATTCCAACTAGTGAAATGGCAGAATTTTG GATGATGGAACATGGCTTACTATCCCCAGAGAGAGCCAAAAAGGCACATGAGAAGAAACAGAGAAAGCAAAAAATGCAACGATTTGGAACTCCCATTAAATCTACCAAACCATCCACTAGTAAACCTGAGAGTTCTCAAAAGCAGCAGCAGTCATCAAAGAATGGAGACCTTAAAGCCAAGAGGAAAATCAGCAATGACAGTGACGATGACGACTTTATTTTAAGTTCGAAAAGAAGGAAAgg ATTGAACGGCTAA
- the LOC7476703 gene encoding uncharacterized protein LOC7476703 isoform X1, translating to MATESKQSVVKVKPSSSNFDGSKGKIESSMKAKKIESSNKQQQQSVVDSKDKSISVVTKTEVKSKSAPSSSKTTTTTTTTRVRQKKVYSLPGQRYDPPEEREPLRIFYESLSKQIPTSEMAEFWMMEHGLLSPERAKKAHEKKQRKQKMQRFGTPIKSTKPSTSKPESSQKQQQSSKNGDLKAKRKISNDSDDDDFILSSKRRKGQSVIRLAVLAKFVKSSVALYWDEEMLIQWLKYKSILLTARSLSVGIMMPKFTAIAS from the exons ATGGCAACAGAAAGCAAGCAAAGCGTGGTGAAAGTGAAGCCAAGCAGTAGTAATTTTGATGGTTCCAAAGGAAAGATTGAATCTTCGATGAAAGCTAAGAAAATTGAGAGCTcaaacaaacaacaacaacaatctgTTGTTGATTCAAAGGATAAATCTATCTCAGTTGTAACTAAAACTGAG GTAAAATCAAAATCAGCACCGAGTTCGTCAAAAACTACGACGACAACCACTACCACTAGAGTGAGACAGAAGAAAGTATACTCCTTGCCAGGCCAGAGATATGATCCTCCTGAAGAG AGAGAACCACTTAGGATATTCTACGAGTCTTTGTCTAAACAGATTCCAACTAGTGAAATGGCAGAATTTTG GATGATGGAACATGGCTTACTATCCCCAGAGAGAGCCAAAAAGGCACATGAGAAGAAACAGAGAAAGCAAAAAATGCAACGATTTGGAACTCCCATTAAATCTACCAAACCATCCACTAGTAAACCTGAGAGTTCTCAAAAGCAGCAGCAGTCATCAAAGAATGGAGACCTTAAAGCCAAGAGGAAAATCAGCAATGACAGTGACGATGACGACTTTATTTTAAGTTCGAAAAGAAGGAAAgg CCAATCTGTTATTCGGCTGGCGGTACTTGCGAAGTTTGTTAAGAGTTCCGTAGCACTCTATTGGGATGAGGAAATGCTTATACAGTGGCTCAAGTACAAATCAATCTTACTCACAGCGCGATCATTGTCAGTGGGCATAATGATGCCAAAATTTACAGCCATCGCTAGCTAg
- the LOC7476705 gene encoding probable glycosyltransferase At5g03795, whose amino-acid sequence MGQEFRYPCTTEIGKLLWFIGVIVAVVLTFQHFELPYGNIISSLSSAQKDLGAGNGSLLPHGASSTHEMLSNVTQSNGLNYAAGGQETGDNHGTETPANVNNGVVSEGSRGMNESSLVDSRGEESSLDELVDTNTNSTLYVNNDVGSEGIKGLNKSLGIDNHGRESSPEQLLDQNENSTLELNHSGNGSASIETDRSLFRENITSTSENTGTSQAGITPIAPALPPVDSPTNIAIPRNAEPSTLAPVVPVESNTSKTDKDASHGLENDGKAGEQLNNSTSLQNNTSVTSVREVKKEPHTPSPAVISISEMNNLQLQSWSSPISRRPRWPSAVDQELLNAKSQIQKAPLVESDSMLYAPLYRNISMFKKSYELMEDILKVYIYKEGERPILHQAPLKGIYASEGWFMKLLETNKKFVTKDPKKSHLFYLPFSSRNLEVNLYVPNSHSHKNLIQYLKNYLDMISAKYPFWNRTRGADHFLVACHDWAPTETRQHMANCIRALCNSDAKGGFVFGKDAALPETTVRTPQNLLRDLGGKPASKRSILAFFAGSMHGYLRPILLQHWGNKDPDVKVFGKLPKVKGRGKMNYPQYMKSSKYCICAKGFEVNSPRVVEAIFYECVPVIISDNFVPPFFEVLNWESFAVFVLEKDIPNLKNILLSIPENKYREMQMRVKKVQQHFLWHARPVKYDIFHMILHSVWYNRVFQVHPR is encoded by the exons ATGGGCCAAGAATTTCGATATCCCTGTACAACAGAAATTGGGAAATTGCTATGGTTTATAGGAGTGATAGTAGCTGTGGTGTTAACATTCCAACATTTTGAATTGCCATATGGAAACATTATATCATCTTTGTCTTCTGCTCAAAAGGATCTAGGAGCAGGAAATGGTAGCTTGTTACCTCATGGTGCCTCGTCAACACATGAAATGCTTAGCAATGTGACTCAATCAAATGGTTTGAACTACGCTGCTGGTGGTCAAGAGACTGGTGATAATCATGGAACTGAAACCCCAGCAAATGTAAATAATGGTGTAGTATCAGAAGGAAGCAGAGGCATGAATGAGTCTTCTCTGGTGGACAGCCGGGGAGAGGAGTCTTCACTGGATGAGTTGGTAGATACAAATACAAATTCCACACTCTATGTAAATAATGATGTTGGATCAGAAGGAATCAAAGGCTTGAACAAGTCCTTGGGAATAGACAACCATGGAAGGGAATCTTCACCTGAGCAGTTGctagatcaaaatgaaaattccACACTGGAACTCAACCATTCTGGTAATGGATCTGCTTCAATAGAAACTGACAGAAGCCTTTTTCGAGAAAACATCACTTCCACATCAGAAAATACAGGAACCTCACAAGCTGGAATTACACCCATTGCGCCAGCATTACCACCAGTGGATTCTCCAACTAATATAGCAATCCCAAGGAATGCAGAGCCTAGCACTTTAGCTCCTGTTGTTCCTGTTGAGTCGAATACATCTAAGACGGATAAAGATGCATCACATGGTTTAGAAAATGATGGGAAAGCAGGGGAACAGTTGAATAATTCTACTTCATTGCAGAATAATACTTCTGTGACTTCTGTTCGTGAGGTGAAGAAAGAACCTCATACGCCTTCCCCAGCAGTGATTTCAATTTCTGAGATGAACAATTTGCAGCTTCAAAGTTGGTCTTCTCCTATTTCAAGA AGACCACGATGGCCTTCAGCAGTAGACCAAGAGCTGCTAAATGCAAAATCACAGATTCAGAAGGCACCTCTTGTGGAGAGTGATTCCATGCTTTATGCTCCTCTTTATCGGAATATCTCCATGTTCAAAAA GAGCTATGAATTAATGGAGGACATCCTGAAAGTATATATCTACAAGGAAGGAGAAAGGCCTATATTACATCAGGCCCCGCTCAAGGGTATATATGCTTCTGAGGGATGGTTCATGAAACTGCTAGAGACTAACAAAAAATTTGTTACAAAAGACCCCAAAAAATCCCACCTGTTTTACTTACCTTTCAGTTCTCGAAACTTGGAGGTAAATTTGTATGTTCCTAATTCACACAGTCATAAGAACCTCATACAATATTTGAAGAACTACTTGGATATGATCTCGGCAAAATATCCTTTTTGGAACAGAACTCGAGGTGCTGATCATTTTCTTGTTGCTTGTCATGACTGG GCGCCAACTGAAACAAGACAACATATGGCCAATTGCATTAGAGCCCTCTGCAATTCTGATGCTAAAggtggttttgtttttggcaaAGATGCAGCTCTCCCAGAGACGACCGTGCGAACACCTCAGAACCTTCTAAGAGATCTTGGAGGCAAACCTGCTTCCAAGAGATCAATCTTGGCTTTCTTTGCAGGTAGCATGCATGGCTATCTACGGCCAATTCTGTTACAGCACTGGGGAAATAAAGATCCCGATGTAAAAGTATTTGGTAAATTGCCTAAGGTCAAGGGCCGAGGCAAAATGAACTACCCACAGTACATGAAGAGCAGCAAGTACTGCATCTGTGCAAAAGGTTTCGAAGTCAATAGTCCACGAGTTGTAGAGGCCATTTTCTATGAATGTGTTCCCGTGATCATATCTGACAATTTCGTGCCTCCATTTTTTGAGGTTTTGAACTGGGAATCCTTTGCTGTTTTTGTTCTGGAGAAGGACATTCCGAACTTGAAGAATATACTCCTTTCAATCCCGGAGAACAAATATCGTGAGATGCAGATGAGGGTCAAAAAGGTACAACAGCATTTTCTTTGGCATGCTAGACCTGTGAAATACGATATATTTCATATGATTCTCCACTCTGTCTGGTACAACAGAGTTTTCCAAGTGCACCCaagataa